The genomic DNA TGTCGCCGAGGAGGGCGAGGCGGCTCATCACCTCCGCGCGGGTCCGGAGCTGCTGCAAGAGCTTCACCCGCTCCAGCGTCTGTCCCACCTGTTCGGCCACGCGGTTGACCAGGGTGATCTCGGCCTGGCTGAACTCCCGCCGCTGTGGGCTGTCCAGCCCCAGCATGCCCACCACCTGGCCCCGGACCAGGATCGGCACCACCAGGAAGGAGACGCTGCCTTGCTTGCGCATGATCTCCTGGATCGGCGCCAGGAGCGGGTTGCCCTCGGCCTCCGTGATGGCCAGGGGGGCTTTGTGGTTCAGGACGTAGGCCATGGAGGGGGTCGTATGGACGGAGATGACGGTCCCCAGCGTTTGGGGACGCCCGGGCTCTCGGTATTCCGCGATGATCCTGGCTTCCGTGCGCTCCTCATCGAGGAGGGCGAAGGCCACCTGAGGCAGCTGGAGGAAGTGGGCCAGCTCCTCGCAGATCTCCTGGAGGGCAACCGGCAGGTCCTCGGCCGAGGCCGTCGCGGCGATGACCCGGCTGAGCAGCGTGACCTCCTGGAGCCTTCGGTTGGTCTCCTCCAACAGGCGCAGTCGCTCCGCCGCCGTCCCCATCTGTCGCCCTACGGCCTCGATCAGGGCGATCTCCTCCTGGGTCCAGGGACGTGGCTCGGGGGAGGAGACGTTCAGCCCACCGATGCAGCGCTCGTTGGCCTGAATGGGCACGGTGATGGAGGCGCGGACGCCGTGGCGAATCATGGCGGAGACGATGGCCGATTGAGATCCCTGGGTGATGGACTGCCAGTCCTCCACCGCGCAGGAGTTGAGGGCTTCCAGGCCGATGGCCTGAGCCATGGTGTCCATGACGGGGCCGATCTCCGCGGGCAGGCCGTGGATGACGCGCAGATCGTCTACCCAGATGCTTCCCATGTGCAGCCCTAGGGCCTGCAGGGTGTGGCTCAGGGTGGTCTCCAACAGGGCGGACAGATCGGAGGCCCCGGCCGCGGCGGCGATGATGGCGTTGAGCGCCTCCTGTTGCGCGGCCCGACGTCGGATCTCCGCCTCCGCCCGCTTGCGCTCGGTGATGTTCCGGCTGATGCCGATGATGCCCGCGATCTCCCCATGGGCGTCCCGGAAGGGCACCTTGGTGGTCAGGAGCCATCCCTGTTCGCCGGTCCCCTGGTCCATGAGGGGCTCCTCCCGGTTGACCATCGGCTGGCCGGAGCGGAGGATCTCCTGTTCATCGGCGAAGTATCGGTCCGCCAAATCGCGGGGGTAGAAGTCGAAGTCTGTCTTGCCCAGCAGCTCGTCCGGCGACTTCGCCCCCATCACCCGGGCTGTGGCCAGGTTGGCCACCAGGAATCGGCCCTCCCGATCCTTCACATAGATGTGGTCCGGGATATTGTCGATCAGCGTGCGCAGGAGCTGGCGCTCCTGTGCCAACGCCTCCTCCGCCTGCTTATGCTCGGTGATGTCCTGGACGTACTCGATCGCGCCCTTCAACTGGCCCGTTGTGATGTCCTCGAGGGGGAAGCAGTAAACCTCCAGCCATCCCACGTGCTTTCCGCCGGGCCCCCGCTTCGGCACGATCTCGTGCATCGCCTTTCCCGTCTCCAGGGTCTTCCGGGGCACGCAGCCCTCGCAGGGGGAGCTCCGCCCGTGGTAGGCTTCGTAGCACTTCCGCCCCACGATGGGCATGGCATGCGCGTACCACCGCTCCATGGTGGGATTGACGCGCAGGACGTTCATCTCGTTGTCCAGGATGCTGATCCCGTTCTGGATGCTGGCGAAGACGCTGGCGAGGAATCGCTCTCGCTCCTGCAGCGCCTCCTCCGCCTGCTTGCGCTCGCTGATGTCGGTGAAGACGGAGAGAACCCGGGCGAGGTGGCCCGTTTCATCGAAAAGCGGCTGGGCGCTGACGATGACGGGGACCTCGCGACCATCCTTCGTCAGCAGGGCGGCCTCGTAGCGGTCGGTGGCGCCCGCCCGGACGGCTTCGATCTGCTGTTCATCGGAGGCGATGAGCGCCCGCGGGCGTCCGAGCAGTTCCTCGGGGGTGTAGCCCGAGAGCCTGGCCATGGCGGCGTTCACGAAGGTGATATTCCCGTCGGCGTCCTCGACCAGGATGCCTTCCGTCATGTTGTTGACGATGGTCTCGTTGAAGGTGGCCAGCTGCCGTGCCTCCTCGTACAGGCGCGCGGTGGCAATGGTCATGGCGATGTATTGGCAGACGGCCGTGAGGAGCGACCGGTCCTCCGCCGCCCACTGCCGTTGGGCGCGAGTGGCCACGGCCAGGAGCCCCAGCGTCTCCCCCTTGGAGATCAGGGGCATGATGGCCGAGGCGGTGAATCCATAGCGGGCGATGTCCGGGTTCACCCCTCTGTGATGGGCCGTGTCGTCGATGAACAGAGGACGGCCGCTGCGTAGCACCTGCTCTCGCAGCCCTCCCGCCCGAGGGGTACCGGAGAAGAGGGCCTGGAGTTTCGCCTCCACCCCCTTGGCCATCACGGGGTGCAGCTGTTGCGTCGCCTTATCCCACAAGCCGATGCCGCCCATCTCGAATTGGATCGCGTCCAGGACCGCCTCCAGGGCCTTCGCGATGGTCTCTTCCAGCGTCAGGGATTGGTTCACCATGGCCGTGATGGCGTCCAGGGCGGCCAGGGCGGCCGTGCGCTCGGCCGTGCGACGCGCCAGCGCCTGGTGATGCCGGATCCTCCTCAGGGCCGAGGCCAGATGTTGGGTGGCCTCCTCCAGGAAGGCCTGTCCCTCCGGATCCCGTTTGCGGGCCGGCTCGTCGGCCAGGCACAGCACGCCCAGTTCCTGCTCGCCCGCGGTGATGGGCACGGTGTGCCGTGCGAGGGAGCGGCCGTTCGGCAGGGCGATCCCCTGGCCCGTCAGTTGATCCCATGGGTCGGAGCCCGCGGGGATGCATAGATCGTCCGGGAGCGGCAGGCCGCGGGCCTGTGCCAGTTGCATCTCCTGCTCGGCCGGATCGGTCACGAAGAGCAGGGCCATGTGTGGATGGACCGCCTCCTCCAGCCAGTCCATGAAGGTAGCAGTTTCGCGAGCCAGATCCAGTGTGGTGCCGAGCGTGAGGCTGAGTCGGTACAGTTGCGTCAGTCGTTGATTGGAATACATACGCCCTCGTCCGTCTTTTCAGTAGCGGTGATCCTGTTCCCTGAAGCATCACGCCTGTGTGATAGCGCTGCGCTGAGCTGTGGTCGTTGAAGTGGAGCGTTCGCTCCGAAGATGGGGGAGGCATGGAGGGAGGCCTCCCTCCTCCGGCGTGCGGCGCTCTCTTAGCTCTTCATATGTACATATCCTCTTATTTGATTGAGTCGTCAAGCTCCTCGGGATCTCAAAGCTTTGGCTGGTTCATGACCTCCACAGTCGAAGACGTGCGCTGGAATCGGGTTGATGTGGCCCCCGTGAGCGTCCCTGTCCGGGCCTGGCACCATCCTGCTCGCTCTGGGGGAAGCGGGCGAAAGCGTTGCGGCGAGAGGATGAAAGCCCATGGCCCGGTCGATCGGACGGGTGCCAGCGGTGGCAACGCGACGCGTCGCACCATATACAGGGCACGCTTTCAGGAGATGAGCCGGGTCCGTTTTGTTGAGGAGATGGATGTGGTAGCCGCTCGGATCCCTCCCTCCCCTTTGGCGGTTTGGGTGGATATCCTGATTTTCGCCCAAGGGCAGCGCCCGGGAGATGAAGCGCGTGATGGGCGCCCTGGGTTTATGGTGTCTGGTACTTGCTGGATTCCACCAGCTCGGCTAGGCCGTACACACCATCGCCGAAATTCATCAGGCGGCCGGGCACGTCGTCATCCACATGGGCGGCCACGATCTCACCCACGAAGATGGTGTGATCTCCGGTCTCCATCTGATGGGACAGACGGCATTCCAGGTTGAAGACGGCTCCCTCGATGAGGGGGACGGGTGTGGCGGTCCCCGGTTGGGTCTTCAGCCCGGAGGCGTCCATCTTATCGCCGTCCCAGCCGGAGTGGGTGCCTGTGTACCACACTGCCTCACCCATGTCGGGGCCGGGCGCCGCGATGACGAACGCCTGGCTATCCAGAATGGCTTTGTGGGTGAAGCGCTTAGGGCTGACGGCTATGGCGTACATGGGCGGCTCGCCGGAGCAGACCATAGACCAGCCGGCCGGCATCACATTGATCTGCCCGTTGGCCGCGCGGGACACGATCAGCACGATCCATTCGGGATACTTACGCGCCAATGCCTCTTGTGGGGGAACCTGTCGCATAGGTGGCCTCTCCGTACGAAGGGATCAGTAGGCGTTGCGGTCCCGGAAGATCAGGAAGAGGGTCCGCAACAGGATCTTGATATCCAGCAGGAGCGACCAGTTCTCGATATACCAGAGATCGTACTTGGTGCGCTCGGCGATGGAGGTATCGCCTCGGAGCCCGTTGATCTGGGCCCAGCCGGTGATGCCCGCTTTCTCGCGGTGGCGATCCATGTACCGGGGGATGCTCTGGCGGAATTGCTCGACATAAACGGGGCGCTCCGGCCGGGGACCGACCAGGCTCATATCGCCCACCAGGACGTTGATGAGCTGGGGAAGCTCATCCAGGGAGAACCGCCGGATCAGCGCGCCGAAGCGGGTGCGCCGCGGGTCGTCCGGTCGCGTCCAGCCGGGGCCCTCCGCCTCCGCATCCGTCCGCATGGACCGGAACTTGATCATGGGGAAGGGCTGCGCGTCCAGCCCCATGCGCTCCTGGATGTAGAATACCGGGCCGGGGGATTCCAGCTTGATGATCAGGGCGGTCAGCATCATCAGCGGCGATAGCAGGATCAGCGCCGCGGCGCTCACCACGACGTCCATCGCCCGCTTCAGGGTGAGGCGCCAGCCGCGCAGCGCGATGTCCCGCACCGTCAGCAGGGGCAGCCCGCCCAGGTCGCCGATGCTCACCTCGGAGGCCATGATCTGGAACACGTCGGGGAAGACGCGAATCCCCACCTTCTCCCGCTCGCACAGGGCGATGATCCCCACGATCTCCTGGTGGCTGGCCTCGGGCAGGGCGATGATCACCTCGTCCACCTTGTGCTGCTCGATCGCGGTCGGGATGTCCTCGATCCGGCCCAGCACGGGGAAGCCCAGCACCGACTTGGGGCCGGAGTTCGCGTCGATCAGGCCGACCACCCGATAGCCCAGGCCGGGGGATTGCACGATCTTCTGTAGGATCATGCGCCCCACCTCGCCCGTGCCAACGATCAACACCCGGTCCTCGCCCACGCCGCGAGCCTGCAGCGCCCATTGCACCCGGGCGTGGATGACCCGGCCGAGCGTGACCAGCACCAGCGTCAGCCCCCACGTGTAGATCACCATCCAGCGGTGGTAGTCCAGCTGTCCCTTGAACAGGAAGGACGTGAAGGCGATGGTGAGCAGGATGCTGATGGAGACGGCCCCGAAGAGCTGGTAGAACTCGTCCAGGTGGGAGATGGCTCGCTTGCGATGGTAGAGCCGGTAGAAGAAGAACACGGTGGCCAGGCTGGTCAGGTGGATGGCCATCATGCTCAGATAGTTGCGGAACGGGCCGATGCCCTCGCCGACGCCCATGCGGCGCAGCAGGTATCCCAGGTAGAAGGCCACCGCGGCCGCGGTGAGATCGCATATCAGCAGAGCGATGACGAACACGAGCTGTGCGCGTTTCACGTCGTCCCCCCCGAATGCGAAGCCTTCGGCTCACGCCACTGACCGCTCAGGGCGCGCCGTCCCATGTCCAGTTTCCCCTTCAGGGCGATGCCGGCCAGGATCAGCCAGTGCAGCCAGAACGGCGTGGTCGCCGCGTAGTGCTTGTGGTAGAAGATCACCATGGCGCGATAGAACTCCCTGCGCGCTCGCGGGCTGTGCTGGCTGGCCGCCTCCTTCACGTGGAGGACGGTCACGGCCGGGTTGTACCATATCTGCCACCCGGCGTCCTTGATCCGCTTGGCCCAGTCCAGGTCCTCGCCGTACATCCAGAAGGTCTCGTCGAGCAGCCCGACCTGGAGGATGGCCTCCCTTCTCACCCACATGAACGCCCCCACGACGGAGTCCACCTCCGTGAGTTCGTCCGGGTCCAGATAGGTCATGTTGTATCGTCCAAAGCGGCGGCTGCGGGGAAACAGCTTGCTGAGTCCCAGCATACGCCATAGCGAGATCTCGGGCGTGGGGAAGGAGCGGCGGCACGCCAGGTCCAGCGATCCGTCCGGGCGCACCAGCTTGGGGCCCACCACGCCTGCCTTCGGCCGGGCGTCCATGAAGGCCAGCATCTGGGCCAGGGCGTCGGGAGGCAGGACCGTATCCGGGTTGAGCAGGAGCACATAGCGCGGCAGGGAGGCGGCATCGACCGGAGAAGGGGTGGCAGCGGATGCGGATGACGGATCGGGAAAGCCAAAGGCGCGTAGGCCCAGGTTGTTCGCGTAGGCGAACCCGCCGTTATGATCGCTTTCGATCAGGCGGGCCTGTGGGAACTCCGCCCGCACCATCGCGGCGCTGTCGTCGGTGGAGGCGTTGTCCACCACGCAGACTTCAAATGCAAAGGCGCCCTGGCTGGCGTAGACAGAGCGCAGGCACCTTTGCAGTAAGGCACGAGTATTATAATTGACGATGATGATCGCCAGATCGAGCATCGCCCCCCCTCACCGGCAGCGGCATTTTAGCACAGGCGCCCACCTCGGTCAAAGCCTTTGCGATTCAGCTCGTGCGTCTTTTTCGGTGGAAATACGGCGGGGAGCTTTGAGGGGCACAGCCCCTCAAAAGAAACTTCCCGGTTTCCGCCCCTCACCTGCCTCGCCCAGCCTTGCCCACTCGAATCAGGTCGGGAAAGGGCAGGTGCTAGGCGGAAAAAGAGGAAGTTTTGGCGGAGGGGGGGCCCTCCGCATTTCCCTTGTGGGCTTGCGATGAGCCCCGCGAGGTTTCCACCATTTTGGATACGCTATCGTGATTCACGCCAGTGGATCTCCGGCCGCTGGCGGTGCCGCCAGCGCCAGGCCAGCCCCACAGGGTAGCCGATCATCTTCGCCACGTCGCCGACCAGGCGGATGACCGGGACCAGCGCCATCGTTTCGATCCTCTGCCAGGGGGAGAGCGAGCCCCAGTAGCGTTGTAGCCGTTGCCATGGCCGCTGGCAGTAGACCAGCCCCCCCAGGATCAACAGCCCCCACCACGCGGGGGTGTGGAGGAGGCCGAGGGCGATCAGGCCCGGCGTCGCGACCAGATAGGTCGTGTAGCGCACCAGATGGCGCTTGCGCCATAGATCGGCTTTTCCATCGCCGCGCGCGTATCGGTAATATTGGAGGAAGAAGGCGCGCAGGGACGGGCGGGGGCGGAAATAGGCGATGGCGTCCGGCGCCCAGGCGAAGGGGCCGAAGCGGTCCCGCAGCCGGAAGTCGAAGATGAGGTCTTCGCAATAGTCCAGCCACTCGGGATAGCCGCCCACCGCCTCCCATGCCTTACGGGTGAACGCCACGGAGCGGCTGGAGGGCAGGAATCGGTCGGCGCGCACGTCCTCCAGGGCGGGCAGGACGGTGGCCCCCATGGCGATCTCGAAGAGGGATTGGGGGTCGGGGAGGAAGAAGCCGGAGACCACCTGGACGCTCGGGTGTTGTGAGAAGGGGGCGAGCAGCATCTCCAGCCAGCGGGGATGCAGTCGGACGCCGGCGTCTGTGGACGCGATGATCTCGCCCGATGCCGCGGCGATGGCCCGGTTGCGTCCCTGGGAGATGTTGGCGCCCGGCTCCACGATCACCCGCAGCGGCAGGCGATCCGCGTAGCTCTCCAGGATGGCCACCGTGTCGTCTTGGGAGCCGCCGTCCACGATGATGACCTCGTCCGGCTGGCGCGTCTGCACGAGGAGGGAGTCCATGAGCCGGCGGATCGAGGCTCCCTCATTCAGCACCGTGGCGATGATCGTGACCCGGGGGGATGGCGATGTGCGCATGGGACCATTATAACGTGGCTGTGGGGCCTAGCCAAGCCTGGTTGTTCCGTGGAGGGGATCTCCCCTCCGCGGAAACCCCACTTTTCCGGGTGGTGGATCGTGTGTCCTTTTCGGTGGGAACACGGCGGGGAGCCTTGAGGGGCGCAACTCTCAGGTGGTGTGGCTCCCTGGCTTGGTCGGGGAGGTATGGTACAATGGCCGGGTGAGAGGATTCGTTCATGTTTCTGTGCGTACCTGGAGAGGAGGAGCCGGGATGTTGATTCGAGGTGGCGAGGTGCCGGAGCAGAACGGACGCAAGCCGTACCCGATCGAGGGATATGAGGTCCCCGTGCGGCATTTCGTGGTGCGCGTGACCACGCCGGAGAACCCGTTCCCGCCTCACAAGCACGAACAAGGGGAGCTGTGGTACATCATAGAAGGACAGGCGGTGCTGACCCTGGATGGGCGTGAGCACGCGGTGGAGGGTGGAGATCTGGTCGTGCTGGAGCCGTGGGTGGAACACGGCCTGCGCACGGAGGG from Chloroflexota bacterium includes the following:
- a CDS encoding GAF domain-containing protein — its product is MYSNQRLTQLYRLSLTLGTTLDLARETATFMDWLEEAVHPHMALLFVTDPAEQEMQLAQARGLPLPDDLCIPAGSDPWDQLTGQGIALPNGRSLARHTVPITAGEQELGVLCLADEPARKRDPEGQAFLEEATQHLASALRRIRHHQALARRTAERTAALAALDAITAMVNQSLTLEETIAKALEAVLDAIQFEMGGIGLWDKATQQLHPVMAKGVEAKLQALFSGTPRAGGLREQVLRSGRPLFIDDTAHHRGVNPDIARYGFTASAIMPLISKGETLGLLAVATRAQRQWAAEDRSLLTAVCQYIAMTIATARLYEEARQLATFNETIVNNMTEGILVEDADGNITFVNAAMARLSGYTPEELLGRPRALIASDEQQIEAVRAGATDRYEAALLTKDGREVPVIVSAQPLFDETGHLARVLSVFTDISERKQAEEALQERERFLASVFASIQNGISILDNEMNVLRVNPTMERWYAHAMPIVGRKCYEAYHGRSSPCEGCVPRKTLETGKAMHEIVPKRGPGGKHVGWLEVYCFPLEDITTGQLKGAIEYVQDITEHKQAEEALAQERQLLRTLIDNIPDHIYVKDREGRFLVANLATARVMGAKSPDELLGKTDFDFYPRDLADRYFADEQEILRSGQPMVNREEPLMDQGTGEQGWLLTTKVPFRDAHGEIAGIIGISRNITERKRAEAEIRRRAAQQEALNAIIAAAAGASDLSALLETTLSHTLQALGLHMGSIWVDDLRVIHGLPAEIGPVMDTMAQAIGLEALNSCAVEDWQSITQGSQSAIVSAMIRHGVRASITVPIQANERCIGGLNVSSPEPRPWTQEEIALIEAVGRQMGTAAERLRLLEETNRRLQEVTLLSRVIAATASAEDLPVALQEICEELAHFLQLPQVAFALLDEERTEARIIAEYREPGRPQTLGTVISVHTTPSMAYVLNHKAPLAITEAEGNPLLAPIQEIMRKQGSVSFLVVPILVRGQVVGMLGLDSPQRREFSQAEITLVNRVAEQVGQTLERVKLLQQLRTRAEVMSRLALLGDTLNYPHGLDEVISAIGHGASTLSGADRVAIYIRHPDDTVSCPWFRGLSPGYVKRATSLVRKLHGGRLLEIPKPILISDIEKLPQDSLTRTLAQTEGFRAVAVWPLVYEGRTVAAAGCYYDKPHTWSEAEREALEAFARQAAVALENARLYASLQKTNAQLQEALHAKDEMIQNVSHELRTPLTLIRGCAEMLKTGTLGPLTTQQTEVVETLYDNCERLHHMVQRLLTLQALAPDTLQKTRMDPVSWLKSVQTNWQHRAKEAGLHLHVEIAPDVPTIEGDLELLNQVIDNLLDNATKFSPSGGEIRLRAWREGQDFMLSIADQGVGIPPDQLDKVFERFHQVEGDTTRRFGGMGIGLALCKQIVEGHGGRIWVESEGEGRGSTFYIALPAAQVI
- a CDS encoding flavin reductase family protein produces the protein MRQVPPQEALARKYPEWIVLIVSRAANGQINVMPAGWSMVCSGEPPMYAIAVSPKRFTHKAILDSQAFVIAAPGPDMGEAVWYTGTHSGWDGDKMDASGLKTQPGTATPVPLIEGAVFNLECRLSHQMETGDHTIFVGEIVAAHVDDDVPGRLMNFGDGVYGLAELVESSKYQTP
- a CDS encoding undecaprenyl-phosphate glucose phosphotransferase, whose protein sequence is MCDLTAAAVAFYLGYLLRRMGVGEGIGPFRNYLSMMAIHLTSLATVFFFYRLYHRKRAISHLDEFYQLFGAVSISILLTIAFTSFLFKGQLDYHRWMVIYTWGLTLVLVTLGRVIHARVQWALQARGVGEDRVLIVGTGEVGRMILQKIVQSPGLGYRVVGLIDANSGPKSVLGFPVLGRIEDIPTAIEQHKVDEVIIALPEASHQEIVGIIALCEREKVGIRVFPDVFQIMASEVSIGDLGGLPLLTVRDIALRGWRLTLKRAMDVVVSAAALILLSPLMMLTALIIKLESPGPVFYIQERMGLDAQPFPMIKFRSMRTDAEAEGPGWTRPDDPRRTRFGALIRRFSLDELPQLINVLVGDMSLVGPRPERPVYVEQFRQSIPRYMDRHREKAGITGWAQINGLRGDTSIAERTKYDLWYIENWSLLLDIKILLRTLFLIFRDRNAY
- a CDS encoding glycosyltransferase family 2 protein; translation: MLDLAIIIVNYNTRALLQRCLRSVYASQGAFAFEVCVVDNASTDDSAAMVRAEFPQARLIESDHNGGFAYANNLGLRAFGFPDPSSASAATPSPVDAASLPRYVLLLNPDTVLPPDALAQMLAFMDARPKAGVVGPKLVRPDGSLDLACRRSFPTPEISLWRMLGLSKLFPRSRRFGRYNMTYLDPDELTEVDSVVGAFMWVRREAILQVGLLDETFWMYGEDLDWAKRIKDAGWQIWYNPAVTVLHVKEAASQHSPRARREFYRAMVIFYHKHYAATTPFWLHWLILAGIALKGKLDMGRRALSGQWREPKASHSGGTT
- a CDS encoding glycosyltransferase encodes the protein MRTSPSPRVTIIATVLNEGASIRRLMDSLLVQTRQPDEVIIVDGGSQDDTVAILESYADRLPLRVIVEPGANISQGRNRAIAAASGEIIASTDAGVRLHPRWLEMLLAPFSQHPSVQVVSGFFLPDPQSLFEIAMGATVLPALEDVRADRFLPSSRSVAFTRKAWEAVGGYPEWLDYCEDLIFDFRLRDRFGPFAWAPDAIAYFRPRPSLRAFFLQYYRYARGDGKADLWRKRHLVRYTTYLVATPGLIALGLLHTPAWWGLLILGGLVYCQRPWQRLQRYWGSLSPWQRIETMALVPVIRLVGDVAKMIGYPVGLAWRWRHRQRPEIHWRESR
- a CDS encoding cupin domain-containing protein, producing MLIRGGEVPEQNGRKPYPIEGYEVPVRHFVVRVTTPENPFPPHKHEQGELWYIIEGQAVLTLDGREHAVEGGDLVVLEPWVEHGLRTEGRVTWICIG